The following are from one region of the Roseobacter fucihabitans genome:
- a CDS encoding TetR family transcriptional regulator C-terminal domain-containing protein — MDGNTDITSRRFAPKEVRKQQLIDATLAVIAEKGVSGTTTTLVTKKAGLSAGLVNLHFENKDNLLKATLEHLAVELRDCWQAVHEDTTLSPADKLWGIIQACFHPEVCTIDKVRVWFAFFGEAPYRAFYREMVSGFDDERGDAMAALIVQLGQSEDDAERTSDAIECLADGLWLNMMLYPDWYGLDSSRAQIWNFLSLQFPAHFGGPVPQDPTGAA; from the coding sequence ATGGACGGAAACACAGATATCACATCGCGCCGGTTTGCCCCAAAAGAGGTACGCAAGCAGCAGCTGATTGACGCCACGCTCGCGGTGATCGCCGAAAAAGGGGTCTCTGGCACGACGACAACCCTGGTCACAAAGAAGGCCGGTCTGTCAGCAGGGCTCGTCAACTTGCATTTTGAGAACAAGGATAACCTCCTGAAGGCCACGCTTGAACATCTCGCGGTTGAACTGCGCGACTGCTGGCAAGCGGTGCACGAAGATACAACGCTTTCCCCCGCCGACAAGCTTTGGGGCATCATTCAGGCCTGTTTCCACCCCGAGGTCTGCACCATTGACAAAGTCCGGGTCTGGTTCGCCTTCTTCGGAGAGGCACCTTACCGCGCTTTTTACCGCGAGATGGTCAGCGGCTTTGACGATGAACGGGGTGATGCCATGGCCGCCTTGATTGTTCAGCTTGGCCAATCCGAAGACGATGCAGAGCGGACGTCAGACGCCATTGAATGTCTTGCTGATGGGTTGTGGCTCAATATGATGCTTTACCCCGACTGGTACGGTCTGGACAGCAGCCGAGCGCAGATCTGGAACTTCCTGTCGCTGCAGTTCCCCGCGCATTTCGGCGGGCCCGTTCCACAAGACCCGACAGGTGCTGCATGA
- a CDS encoding NAD(P)/FAD-dependent oxidoreductase: MAGVLSTAALPTGAKSLPTNPDVVIIGAGSAGIGAARRLMAEGRSVLVIEAANRIGGRAFTDTDTFGVPYDQGCAWLQGPRSIPHVDVIDRMGFTKVNHNLADEAFYVDGRLANFDEKSAYERAQSALYDDIWGKGDVAAADVIRDRRFMPAALTWTTMGHAVDMDALSTADVNAYAEYEVNYLVKEGLGSIVQELGRDIPVKLNCAANAIDWSGEGVTVETTDGAIKAAACIVTVSTGVLASGAIRFTPDLPVEKQEAVSDVPMGLFTKIALQFDGERFGLTDNNWLSYDVPKEQTGQGCYFVTWPTGTDLAVGMLGGDHAWDVTSKGADVAIDLALETFAGLVGNDARKHFIKGHMSDWHTNPHTLGAYSAARPGRFAARDALKAPLGRRVFFAGEAVAVPLAGLCSGAHLSGEATADVVHAVLSVDGGCGSCDARGQAKQKLQEVSE; the protein is encoded by the coding sequence ATGGCTGGTGTTCTTTCAACTGCCGCCCTTCCGACAGGCGCAAAATCGCTTCCCACCAATCCCGATGTCGTGATCATCGGTGCAGGCTCCGCCGGGATTGGCGCGGCGCGGCGATTGATGGCGGAAGGCCGCAGTGTTCTGGTGATTGAGGCTGCAAACCGGATTGGCGGTCGCGCGTTTACGGATACCGACACCTTTGGTGTGCCCTATGATCAGGGCTGTGCCTGGCTGCAGGGACCAAGGTCAATCCCGCATGTGGATGTGATTGATCGGATGGGCTTTACCAAGGTCAATCACAACCTCGCGGATGAGGCGTTCTACGTAGATGGCCGCCTCGCGAACTTTGATGAGAAATCGGCATATGAGCGGGCGCAATCTGCCCTCTACGATGACATTTGGGGCAAAGGCGATGTGGCCGCCGCTGACGTGATCCGCGACCGCCGCTTCATGCCGGCTGCCCTTACGTGGACCACCATGGGGCACGCGGTGGACATGGATGCGCTGTCGACTGCAGATGTGAACGCCTATGCCGAATACGAGGTCAACTATCTTGTCAAAGAGGGCTTAGGCAGCATCGTTCAGGAACTGGGCCGCGACATCCCGGTCAAGCTGAACTGTGCCGCCAACGCTATTGATTGGAGCGGTGAAGGTGTCACAGTGGAGACCACCGATGGCGCCATAAAGGCGGCGGCTTGTATCGTGACAGTTTCCACGGGCGTGCTGGCGTCCGGCGCGATCCGGTTTACTCCGGACCTGCCCGTCGAAAAGCAAGAGGCCGTTTCGGACGTGCCTATGGGCCTTTTCACCAAGATCGCGCTGCAATTCGATGGCGAACGCTTTGGCCTAACGGACAACAACTGGCTGAGCTATGACGTACCGAAAGAGCAAACGGGTCAGGGCTGCTACTTTGTTACGTGGCCCACCGGCACCGACCTTGCCGTTGGCATGCTGGGCGGTGACCACGCCTGGGACGTAACCAGCAAAGGCGCAGACGTCGCCATTGATCTCGCACTTGAGACCTTTGCCGGCCTTGTTGGCAATGATGCGCGCAAACATTTCATCAAAGGCCACATGAGCGATTGGCACACCAATCCCCACACCCTCGGGGCCTATTCAGCTGCGCGCCCCGGACGCTTTGCCGCCCGTGATGCGCTCAAAGCCCCACTGGGCCGCCGCGTGTTCTTTGCAGGCGAAGCGGTTGCTGTCCCGCTGGCAGGCCTGTGCTCGGGCGCACATCTGAGCGGTGAGGCGACGGCGGACGTCGTGCATGCAGTTCTCAGTGTCGATGGCGGCTGCGGCTCCTGCGACGCGCGGGGGCAAGCGAAACAAAAGCTGCAAGAGGTATCCGAATGA
- a CDS encoding FAD-dependent oxidoreductase — protein MTKHDAGIKPTGRNPRYDILFEPVQIGPVRTKNRFYQVPHCNGMGHAYPSSMAAMRGMKAEGGWGVVCTEQVEIHHTSELTPVIEGRLWDDRDIPVMAKMCDQIHEHGALAGIEPCYDGLATPNRYSREIPMGPSARPVSYLEPVQGRAMDKADIRNVRRWYVDAAKRAQKAGFDIVYVYAGHDLNILSHFLSRRWNNRGDEYGGSLENRVRLLREVLSDTKDAVGDTCGIALRFGVDELMGAEGLSHQGEGRDVVEMLAEYPDLWDVNVSDWDNDSMTSRFAQSGFQDSYVSFVKKVTSKPVLGVGRYTSPDAMVSLLRTGALDLIGAARPSIADPFLPNKVEEGRIEDIRECIGCNICVSADFHMVPLRCTQNPTMGEEWRKGWHPEKIAKAHADESVLVVGGGPSGLEAARALGQRGYAVTLAEAGTVLGGRVAREGALPGLGEWRRVIDYRQYQISQMANVHTYLESALSAPDLLEFGADHIVIASGAKWTSDGVGRENYAPIPMEDGAHVMTPDDIMDGKSAKGPVVIFDDDHYYMGGVIAELLRDQGLDVTIVTPAADVSHWTHNTLEQGRIQSKLMKMGVKIVPLHNVAAVKVDLVTLECGYTEAEHHIACATFIPVTMRQPVDTLYNEAELLLAGKDDAPTLTRIGDCFGPGTIAAAVYAGHRYARALGEEITDDVPFRRELPHLATE, from the coding sequence ATGACCAAGCATGATGCCGGCATAAAACCAACGGGCCGTAACCCGCGCTATGACATCCTGTTCGAGCCGGTTCAGATCGGCCCTGTGCGTACCAAGAACCGTTTCTATCAGGTGCCTCACTGCAATGGTATGGGCCATGCCTATCCGTCCTCCATGGCCGCGATGCGGGGTATGAAAGCTGAAGGCGGTTGGGGCGTGGTGTGCACCGAACAGGTCGAAATCCACCACACATCCGAGCTGACACCCGTCATCGAAGGACGTCTTTGGGATGACCGCGACATCCCCGTGATGGCGAAGATGTGTGATCAAATACACGAACACGGCGCGCTGGCGGGGATTGAACCCTGCTATGACGGGTTGGCGACGCCGAACCGATACAGCCGTGAGATCCCAATGGGCCCGTCTGCCCGCCCGGTCAGCTATCTTGAGCCGGTTCAGGGCCGTGCGATGGACAAGGCCGACATCCGCAACGTGCGTAGATGGTACGTCGATGCTGCAAAACGCGCGCAAAAGGCGGGTTTTGACATCGTCTATGTCTACGCGGGCCACGATTTGAATATCCTGTCGCATTTCCTGTCGCGCCGCTGGAACAATCGTGGCGATGAATACGGTGGCAGTCTGGAAAATCGCGTGCGTCTGCTGCGCGAGGTGCTGTCAGACACCAAGGATGCCGTGGGCGACACGTGCGGGATCGCCCTGCGCTTTGGCGTAGATGAGTTGATGGGCGCAGAGGGGCTCAGCCACCAAGGCGAAGGCCGTGATGTGGTTGAAATGCTCGCCGAATATCCTGACCTGTGGGATGTGAATGTCTCTGATTGGGACAACGATAGCATGACATCGCGGTTTGCGCAGTCTGGGTTTCAAGACAGCTATGTGTCTTTCGTGAAGAAGGTGACGTCCAAGCCCGTCTTGGGCGTGGGGCGCTACACCTCTCCTGATGCGATGGTTTCGCTGCTGCGCACAGGTGCGCTAGACCTGATTGGTGCCGCGCGGCCTTCAATCGCGGATCCCTTCCTGCCGAACAAAGTCGAAGAAGGTCGCATCGAAGACATCCGCGAATGCATCGGATGCAACATCTGCGTGTCCGCCGATTTCCACATGGTTCCTCTGCGCTGTACGCAAAACCCCACCATGGGAGAGGAATGGCGCAAGGGCTGGCATCCTGAAAAGATTGCAAAGGCCCACGCCGATGAAAGCGTTCTGGTGGTCGGCGGTGGTCCTTCGGGGTTGGAGGCTGCACGCGCCCTGGGCCAACGCGGCTATGCCGTGACACTCGCTGAAGCGGGTACTGTCTTGGGCGGCCGAGTGGCGCGCGAGGGGGCGCTGCCGGGTTTGGGTGAGTGGCGTCGTGTTATTGATTACCGACAGTACCAGATCAGCCAGATGGCGAATGTGCACACCTATCTGGAAAGCGCTTTGAGCGCACCAGATTTGCTGGAGTTCGGAGCGGATCATATCGTGATCGCCTCAGGGGCCAAATGGACCTCTGATGGTGTGGGCCGCGAGAACTACGCCCCTATCCCGATGGAAGACGGTGCACATGTGATGACACCAGATGACATCATGGACGGGAAAAGCGCTAAAGGACCGGTCGTGATCTTTGACGATGATCACTACTATATGGGCGGTGTGATCGCAGAACTGCTGCGCGATCAGGGGCTGGATGTGACCATTGTGACCCCAGCAGCAGATGTATCGCACTGGACGCATAACACCTTGGAACAAGGGCGCATTCAGTCAAAGCTGATGAAGATGGGCGTCAAGATCGTACCGCTGCATAATGTGGCGGCTGTCAAAGTGGATCTTGTAACGCTGGAGTGTGGCTATACCGAAGCCGAGCACCACATCGCCTGCGCGACCTTCATTCCCGTCACGATGCGCCAACCCGTCGATACGCTCTATAATGAGGCCGAATTGCTTTTGGCAGGCAAAGACGACGCTCCGACCCTGACCCGCATCGGTGATTGTTTTGGCCCCGGCACCATCGCGGCTGCTGTTTATGCCGGTCACCGCTACGCCCGCGCATTGGGTGAGGAAATCACCGACGACGTGCCATTCCGCCGCGAACTGCCCCATCTTGCCACCGAATAA
- a CDS encoding FAD-dependent oxidoreductase — protein MTRDPRYDILFDPLKIGPVTTRNRFYQVPHCTGMGHLRPRTLAAMRGVKAQGGWGVICTEYNSIHPSSDDLPGVSASLWDDSDIRAHSAMTDMVHEHGSLAGAELWVSGARSANLYTREVPMDVTSMPNAVGHPFQTRAMDKTDIRNLRRWHRKAALRARDAGFDIVYVYATHGYLLANFLDPRANTRSDEYGGSLENRVRLVRELIEETKDAVGDRCGVAVRFKADETIGADGAPEYGERHEMFEMLAELPDLWDINIADYSLEMGVSRFTQEGSLEPYMSWVKSRTTKPVVTVGRYTSPDAMVGLIKRGVADLIGAARPSIADPYLPKKVEEGRLEDIRECIGCNICYSGDSTGTPIRCTQNPTMGEEWRKGWHPEKAPAQGSDGQVLIVGAGPAGLEAARALGARGYNVMLSEATRELGGRVTREASLPGMSAYIRVRDYRVGQLDKMPHVEVFRESRLTAQDVFDVGADHVGIATGATWRRDRFDGKAYVSVAAEGVPVLTPDDIMDGTLPDGPTVVFDGDNYYMASVIAERIRQTGVHVTYVTEEDSVSAWAGMTSERWRIRSRLIELGIEIVTAHSLSTFDGAAATLACSYSGKTQEIAATNAVLVTQRQQNDTLYREILDRVEGDATRLHFTLRRIGDCDAPAIVAAAVYAGHRFAMETDAEIDIDVPLKHDRVDVGALPPSKLGVATPAYLETLQLYYEEEIAGEAYFLALAARVDTPEAAAHLRLLAEVERHCAAIVAPLLAKHGLTPRPTPLLVDEGRADADKGPQTYKEMIAYMRMTFPAYIDDFERLESLAPAEDLAVLKRMTEHEVVAIEFLEREASGAANSAEPLSRFLSTPVGTLGAA, from the coding sequence GTGACCCGAGACCCCCGCTACGACATTCTGTTTGACCCTCTCAAGATCGGTCCGGTCACGACCAGGAACCGTTTCTATCAGGTGCCTCATTGCACAGGCATGGGACATCTGCGCCCCCGAACCCTGGCCGCGATGCGGGGGGTCAAGGCGCAGGGCGGCTGGGGCGTGATCTGCACCGAATATAACTCGATCCACCCGTCCTCAGACGATCTGCCCGGCGTCTCGGCATCCCTTTGGGATGATAGCGACATCCGCGCGCATTCGGCGATGACGGACATGGTGCATGAACATGGTAGCCTCGCGGGGGCGGAGCTCTGGGTCTCCGGCGCGCGTTCCGCCAACCTTTATACCCGCGAAGTGCCCATGGATGTGACCAGCATGCCAAACGCCGTGGGTCATCCGTTTCAGACCCGTGCGATGGACAAGACAGACATCCGCAACCTGCGCCGCTGGCACCGCAAGGCAGCACTGCGCGCACGCGATGCAGGCTTCGACATCGTCTATGTCTACGCCACTCATGGCTACCTTCTGGCCAATTTCCTCGACCCACGGGCCAACACCCGCAGCGATGAATACGGTGGCAGCCTGGAAAACCGCGTGCGGCTGGTGCGTGAGCTGATCGAAGAAACCAAGGATGCCGTCGGTGATCGCTGCGGTGTCGCAGTGCGGTTCAAAGCGGACGAAACCATCGGCGCGGACGGCGCGCCCGAATACGGCGAACGCCACGAGATGTTCGAAATGCTGGCCGAATTGCCCGACCTATGGGACATCAACATCGCGGATTACTCGCTTGAAATGGGTGTGTCGCGCTTCACCCAGGAAGGATCGCTTGAACCCTACATGTCATGGGTGAAGTCGCGCACGACCAAGCCTGTTGTAACTGTGGGGCGCTACACCTCGCCCGATGCGATGGTGGGCCTGATCAAGCGCGGCGTGGCCGACCTGATTGGGGCGGCCCGCCCTTCGATTGCCGACCCTTACCTGCCCAAAAAGGTCGAAGAGGGCCGCCTTGAAGACATCCGTGAATGTATCGGCTGCAACATCTGCTATTCCGGCGACAGCACAGGCACGCCAATCCGCTGCACCCAGAACCCGACCATGGGGGAGGAATGGCGCAAAGGCTGGCATCCCGAGAAGGCGCCTGCGCAAGGCTCTGATGGCCAGGTCTTGATCGTCGGCGCTGGTCCTGCGGGGCTTGAGGCCGCTCGGGCTCTGGGCGCGCGGGGCTACAACGTGATGCTATCAGAAGCGACGCGAGAGCTGGGCGGTCGTGTTACCCGCGAAGCCAGCCTGCCCGGGATGAGCGCCTACATCCGGGTCCGCGATTACCGCGTGGGGCAATTGGACAAGATGCCCCATGTCGAGGTCTTCCGGGAAAGCCGCCTGACTGCACAAGATGTCTTTGACGTGGGCGCGGATCACGTGGGCATTGCCACCGGTGCCACATGGCGCCGCGACCGGTTTGACGGAAAGGCCTACGTGTCTGTGGCTGCCGAAGGCGTGCCTGTGCTAACGCCGGATGACATCATGGACGGCACATTGCCCGACGGTCCCACCGTGGTTTTCGATGGCGACAACTACTACATGGCCAGCGTCATTGCCGAACGCATTCGTCAAACCGGCGTGCATGTGACCTATGTGACGGAAGAAGACAGCGTGTCGGCCTGGGCTGGCATGACGTCAGAGCGTTGGCGCATTCGGTCGCGGTTGATCGAATTGGGGATTGAGATTGTGACAGCTCATAGCCTGAGCACATTCGATGGCGCGGCTGCGACGCTGGCGTGCAGCTACTCGGGCAAAACCCAGGAGATTGCAGCGACAAACGCGGTTCTTGTCACCCAACGCCAGCAGAACGATACCCTTTACCGTGAGATATTGGACCGTGTGGAAGGTGACGCGACACGGCTCCACTTTACCCTGCGCCGCATCGGCGATTGCGACGCGCCTGCGATCGTTGCGGCCGCTGTATATGCTGGGCATCGCTTTGCGATGGAGACGGATGCGGAGATCGATATCGACGTGCCTTTGAAACACGACCGGGTAGATGTGGGTGCCTTGCCGCCATCAAAGCTGGGAGTAGCCACGCCTGCCTATCTCGAAACGCTGCAACTCTACTATGAGGAAGAAATCGCAGGAGAGGCCTATTTTCTTGCTCTGGCGGCCCGCGTGGACACGCCCGAAGCTGCGGCACACCTGCGGCTTTTGGCAGAAGTCGAGCGCCATTGCGCCGCCATCGTCGCCCCCCTGCTCGCCAAGCACGGGCTGACCCCGCGTCCCACACCGCTGCTGGTGGATGAGGGCCGTGCAGATGCAGACAAAGGCCCCCAAACCTACAAGGAAATGATCGCCTACATGCGCATGACTTTCCCGGCTTACATCGATGACTTTGAGCGCCTGGAAAGCCTCGCACCCGCCGAAGACTTGGCCGTACTGAAACGCATGACTGAACATGAGGTCGTCGCCATCGAGTTCCTCGAACGCGAAGCGTCGGGTGCGGCGAACAGCGCCGAACCGCTCAGCCGGTTCCTCAGCACCCCCGTTGGAACTTTGGGTGCGGCGTGA
- a CDS encoding FAD-binding oxidoreductase, which translates to MKQDRIIQNERAPLAASLWAATANDAPDRPALHGGAEADVVVIGAGFTGLSAALHLAEAGKCVIVLEAETPGWGASGRNGGQVNPGLKADPDQTEAEHRRDIGGRMVAASAVAGDLVFGLIKKYGIDCDANRCGWVRSATSASTLAALSETGRQWRARGHAVDEIDADEMARLLGVRHYVGGLIDRRGGNLHPLNYALGLAAAAERAGAKIHGQSRVKQMNSDADSITVTTDTGSVTAGKALICTNAYTGPLADPLGQTVVPVTSVQVATEPLSDNVAHSILPEGHSPSDTRRLLVYFRKDAHGRFIMGGRGALSDKHVLDRQQALRDVALDLYPQLDDAKWRYAWGGDVALTRSHAPGLHKIAPNAMAGIGFNGRGVGMATVMGRILADWAAGCPEDALDYPVTRPQPIPFHRFRRIGLGATVALFGILDRFSP; encoded by the coding sequence GTGAAACAGGACCGGATCATCCAGAACGAACGCGCGCCGCTTGCCGCGAGCCTGTGGGCCGCGACGGCAAATGACGCGCCGGACCGCCCCGCCTTGCACGGGGGCGCAGAAGCGGATGTCGTGGTGATTGGCGCAGGGTTCACAGGACTGTCTGCTGCACTGCATTTGGCCGAGGCGGGCAAATGCGTGATCGTGTTGGAAGCCGAAACACCTGGCTGGGGTGCCTCTGGCCGCAACGGGGGGCAAGTGAACCCCGGGCTCAAAGCTGATCCAGATCAGACTGAGGCCGAACATAGGCGTGACATCGGCGGGCGCATGGTCGCGGCTTCTGCTGTGGCTGGCGATCTGGTCTTTGGCCTCATCAAAAAATACGGGATCGACTGCGACGCAAACCGCTGTGGCTGGGTGCGTTCCGCCACCTCCGCCAGTACTTTGGCAGCACTCAGCGAAACGGGCCGCCAGTGGCGCGCGCGTGGGCACGCGGTGGATGAGATCGACGCCGATGAAATGGCGCGCCTGCTGGGCGTCAGGCACTATGTCGGCGGTTTGATCGACCGGCGCGGCGGCAACCTGCACCCGCTGAATTACGCGCTGGGGCTTGCCGCGGCGGCTGAGAGAGCGGGGGCGAAAATCCACGGGCAAAGCCGCGTGAAACAGATGAACAGCGATGCCGACAGCATCACCGTCACGACCGACACAGGCAGCGTCACCGCTGGCAAAGCGTTGATCTGCACGAATGCCTATACAGGGCCGCTCGCCGATCCACTTGGTCAGACCGTGGTGCCGGTGACCTCGGTGCAAGTGGCGACGGAGCCGCTTTCTGACAACGTTGCGCACTCCATCCTACCGGAGGGCCATTCGCCCTCAGACACCCGCCGGTTGTTGGTTTATTTCCGCAAAGATGCACATGGCCGATTTATCATGGGCGGTCGCGGTGCGTTGAGCGACAAACATGTGCTGGACCGCCAGCAAGCGCTTCGCGATGTCGCGTTGGACCTGTACCCTCAGTTGGACGACGCTAAATGGCGCTACGCCTGGGGTGGCGATGTGGCGCTTACGCGCAGCCACGCCCCCGGATTACATAAGATCGCCCCGAACGCGATGGCCGGGATCGGCTTTAACGGGCGTGGCGTGGGCATGGCCACCGTGATGGGCCGCATCCTCGCGGATTGGGCCGCTGGATGTCCCGAGGACGCCCTCGACTATCCCGTCACGCGCCCCCAGCCCATCCCGTTTCACCGTTTCCGCCGCATCGGACTGGGCGCTACTGTCGCCCTTTTCGGCATACTCGACCGCTTTAGCCCCTAA
- a CDS encoding aldehyde dehydrogenase, whose amino-acid sequence MNVQTDFTKDLSLPSGIFIDGRYTASAAGQMFETTNPFNGDTIARLPSCDASDVDAAVASARAAFKSGVWSGLHPTERKVVLCKLADLIMENVDELATMEALDAGKPITDCREIDVPETANCIRWHGEAQDKLYDQIAPSSPDAVAMIVREPVGVVAAVLPWNFPLLMMAWKIGPALATGNSVVVKPAEQTSLTALRLAELAVEAGVPPGVLNVITGFGPEVGEPLGRHMDVNALTFTGSTATGRRFLEYAAQSNLKEVCLEMGGKSAAVILSDAADIPRIAQIQSEAIFWNMGENCTANSRIIAHKDVYDEVVNEMTKAAAGWKVGDQMDVDTQNGPLVSDEHYAKVSGLVETGKSQGAKVAHGGEGAGGLLFQPTVFADVTRDMDIFQQEIFGPVVAVTRAETDEEAIELANQTQYGLAATLYTQSISKAHKYARKLEAGTVGVNAYSEGEISTPFGGFKASGFGGRDNGIHAHEQYTELKTIWIDLTA is encoded by the coding sequence ATGAACGTTCAGACCGATTTCACCAAGGACCTGTCCCTGCCCAGCGGCATCTTCATTGATGGCAGGTATACGGCCAGTGCAGCAGGCCAAATGTTCGAGACGACGAACCCTTTCAATGGCGATACCATTGCGCGCCTGCCATCCTGCGATGCCTCCGACGTGGACGCGGCTGTTGCTTCGGCGCGCGCTGCCTTCAAATCGGGTGTCTGGTCTGGCCTGCATCCCACAGAGCGCAAAGTCGTGCTGTGCAAGCTTGCTGATCTCATTATGGAAAACGTGGATGAGTTGGCGACAATGGAAGCCCTTGATGCAGGAAAGCCGATCACGGATTGCAGGGAAATCGACGTGCCAGAGACCGCCAACTGTATCCGCTGGCACGGTGAGGCTCAGGACAAACTCTATGATCAGATTGCACCCTCATCGCCTGACGCTGTGGCGATGATCGTGCGCGAACCCGTGGGCGTGGTTGCTGCCGTACTGCCGTGGAACTTTCCACTGCTGATGATGGCATGGAAAATCGGTCCTGCCTTGGCGACCGGCAATTCGGTGGTGGTAAAGCCCGCTGAGCAAACCAGCCTGACCGCCCTGCGCCTTGCCGAACTGGCCGTCGAGGCTGGCGTGCCACCGGGTGTGTTGAATGTTATCACAGGCTTTGGTCCAGAGGTGGGCGAGCCGCTGGGGCGGCACATGGATGTGAATGCACTGACATTCACAGGCTCAACCGCGACGGGGCGCAGGTTTCTTGAATACGCAGCCCAGTCCAACCTCAAAGAAGTCTGTCTGGAGATGGGCGGCAAGAGCGCCGCAGTGATCTTGAGCGATGCCGCCGACATCCCCCGTATTGCACAAATCCAGTCTGAAGCGATTTTTTGGAACATGGGGGAAAACTGCACTGCAAACAGCCGGATCATCGCGCACAAGGACGTTTATGACGAGGTTGTCAACGAAATGACCAAAGCCGCCGCAGGTTGGAAAGTCGGCGATCAGATGGATGTCGATACTCAGAACGGCCCGTTGGTGAGCGATGAACATTACGCCAAAGTCTCTGGATTGGTTGAAACGGGCAAATCGCAGGGTGCCAAAGTCGCGCACGGCGGCGAAGGAGCGGGCGGGCTATTGTTCCAGCCGACTGTCTTTGCCGATGTCACCAGAGACATGGACATCTTTCAACAAGAGATTTTCGGCCCAGTGGTTGCTGTGACCCGCGCGGAAACCGACGAAGAAGCCATCGAGCTTGCCAATCAAACCCAATATGGACTGGCAGCGACGCTCTACACGCAAAGTATCTCCAAGGCGCATAAATACGCCCGCAAGTTGGAGGCCGGAACCGTTGGTGTGAACGCCTATTCAGAGGGTGAAATAAGCACGCCCTTTGGCGGCTTCAAAGCTTCAGGCTTTGGCGGTCGCGACAACGGCATTCACGCACATGAGCAATACACAGAACTCAAGACCATCTGGATTGATCTGACCGCTTGA
- a CDS encoding tyrosine-type recombinase/integrase, with product MPRVQLPAVTPKPRAWNKGRIIGQKRPLLPKQVWAIRARLELAGYLRDLSLFNVAIDSKLRGCDLVKLAVLDLVKDDRVRERVSVIQSKTKKPVQFELTENTRETVISWVRSPEMIGCRFMFPSRFHDRPHISTRQYGRLVRDWVTAIGLEPSGYGTHSMRRTKAAEIYRKTGNLRAVQLLLGHTKVDSTVRYLGVELEDALSIAEHIDI from the coding sequence ATGCCAAGAGTCCAACTTCCCGCAGTCACCCCGAAACCAAGAGCCTGGAACAAGGGGCGCATAATAGGTCAGAAACGACCCCTGCTTCCCAAACAGGTTTGGGCCATCCGTGCCCGGCTCGAACTTGCGGGCTACCTACGCGACCTGTCGCTGTTCAACGTTGCGATCGATAGCAAGTTGCGTGGCTGCGATCTGGTCAAACTCGCCGTGTTAGATTTGGTTAAAGATGACCGCGTTCGCGAGCGAGTGTCGGTGATCCAGAGCAAAACCAAGAAACCGGTTCAATTCGAACTGACTGAAAATACGAGAGAAACAGTCATTTCATGGGTAAGATCACCTGAGATGATCGGGTGTCGGTTCATGTTTCCGAGCCGTTTCCATGACCGCCCGCATATCTCAACACGTCAATACGGTCGACTTGTGCGTGACTGGGTGACAGCGATTGGTCTGGAACCCAGTGGATACGGCACACACTCAATGCGCCGCACCAAAGCAGCTGAAATTTACCGCAAGACCGGCAACCTTCGCGCTGTTCAATTGCTACTTGGCCATACAAAGGTTGATAGCACAGTGCGCTATCTTGGCGTTGAGCTGGAAGATGCCCTGAGTATTGCTGAGCACATCGACATCTGA